A stretch of DNA from Deinococcus aestuarii:
GACATCATGCAGGCGCAGCTCACCGACGCGCGGCTGAGCCTCTACCGCCCCGACGTGCTGCTGCGGCCCGCCGTGGTGGGGGTGGACCTCCAGAGCTTTCACCGGGCCACGCAGGCGATTCAGGCGGGCGAGGAGGCGGCGCGGGCCGAGTTGCCCCGGCTGCGGGCGCTGGCCTCCTGACCGTGCCTGCTTCCTGGGGCCTTCCCACCCGGGGGGACCTTTCGCCGTGCGGGCGGGGGCCAGGGTCCGCTATGCTGCGCCGGGACAACCCAAGGGAGCCGCATGACCAGACTCACAGGGGCCGCCTCCGGCCCGCTCAGGAAACTTTGGAAGGAAGTTCTCGAACCCATCGTGTTCGCGGTGGTGATCACCCAGTTTCTGGCGACGCTCGTCGGCGTGGACGGGGTGAGCATGATGCCGAACCTGCGCGACCACGAGCGCGTCTTCGTGCCCAAATACGAGACCTGGCTGCACAAGGCGGGGGTCGGCAGCTTCCAGCGCGGCGACATCCTGATCTTCAAGCCCCCGCGCGAGGCCGCCGCCGAGATTCCGAACCTCAACCGCAGCGCCTTCGGGCTGTGGAGTTACCGCCCCTTCCTGATCAAGAGGCTCATCGGCCTGCCCGGCGACCGCGTGCGCGTCTCCGGCGGCGAGGTGTTCGTGAACGGGGTGCGGCTCGACCAGAGCTGGACGACCGACTACTGGCGCGAGCAGGGCTGCTGGGACACCCAGAGCGACCTGGCGAACAACGCGTTTTCGAGCGCGGCGGGCTTCCTGCCCGACCAGCCGGAGATCACCGTGCCCGCCGGACAGTACTTCGTGATGGGCGACAACCGCACGGCGGGCGGCAGCGAGGACTCGCGCCTCTTCGGCCCGGTGCCCCTGCGCGACCTCGCGGGCCGGGCGGCGGCCGTCGTGTGGCCGATCATGCGCAAGACCAACGCGGGCTACGACTGCTCGTCGGGTCAGGTGGCGAGCCTCAGCGGCGAGAGCGTGCTGAACTGGCGCGTGCTCAGCCGCCCCGAGGCCTTCGACACCCTCAAGGCCCAGTTGGCGAAGCAGGGCGACTGACCGGGACGAGCGTCGGGAAGGCGGGAAGCGTCGGCGGAGGTCGGCGCTCTTTTTTGCCTCTCTCCTCGGAGAGCTGCGGAGCAGAGGGAGAAGCGTCAGCGTTCCCCAGCGCCCCTCCCGGCCCGACGGCACCAAACGGCGAGGGGGCGCCCGGCAACCCGCCGACCCGCCCCCGAACACCTCCCGCGGCTTACTCCTCCCCGTCCTCTTCCGCGTCGTCCCCGAGCACGCGGATGTCGGTGCTCTCCTCCACCACGCGGTACTCGCCCTCCTTGGCGATGAAGTCGGCGGCCATCCGCAGGGTCTCCTCCACCCAGACGTAATCGTTGCTGAGCGTGGCGACGCCGATCACCTCCCAGTCGTGGGCGTTGAGGCCGTCGAGGCGGGCGACCGTGAGGGGATAGCGGGCCTTGAGGCGCTCGACGACGGGGCGGACGAGGGCGCGTTTCTCCTTGAGGTTGCTCACCCACGGCATCTCGACCCGGACGGTCAGGACGCCGACGTAGCCCAGGGCCATAGAGGCTAGAGCATCCCCGCCAGGAAGCCCTGGGTACGCACGGCGCGCACGAGGTCCATGACGGTGTGCTGGCTGGGGTCGTAGTGAACCTCGATCTGGCCGTCGTCGGGGGTGGCGCGGCTCACGCCGGGTAAAGCGAGCAGGTGGGCGGCAACGCGCTCCCCGGCCTCGCGGTTCATGCCGCGAACACCGAGCAGCACGCGGGTGGCAGGACTCGTCATGCCCGCCATTATGCGCCCCCCTC
This window harbors:
- the lepB gene encoding signal peptidase I — translated: MTRLTGAASGPLRKLWKEVLEPIVFAVVITQFLATLVGVDGVSMMPNLRDHERVFVPKYETWLHKAGVGSFQRGDILIFKPPREAAAEIPNLNRSAFGLWSYRPFLIKRLIGLPGDRVRVSGGEVFVNGVRLDQSWTTDYWREQGCWDTQSDLANNAFSSAAGFLPDQPEITVPAGQYFVMGDNRTAGGSEDSRLFGPVPLRDLAGRAAAVVWPIMRKTNAGYDCSSGQVASLSGESVLNWRVLSRPEAFDTLKAQLAKQGD
- a CDS encoding heavy-metal-associated domain-containing protein, coding for MAGMTSPATRVLLGVRGMNREAGERVAAHLLALPGVSRATPDDGQIEVHYDPSQHTVMDLVRAVRTQGFLAGML
- a CDS encoding DUF503 domain-containing protein, producing MALGYVGVLTVRVEMPWVSNLKEKRALVRPVVERLKARYPLTVARLDGLNAHDWEVIGVATLSNDYVWVEETLRMAADFIAKEGEYRVVEESTDIRVLGDDAEEDGEE